The following are encoded together in the Balaenoptera acutorostrata chromosome 9, mBalAcu1.1, whole genome shotgun sequence genome:
- the LOC103002364 gene encoding LOW QUALITY PROTEIN: 60 kDa heat shock protein, mitochondrial-like (The sequence of the model RefSeq protein was modified relative to this genomic sequence to represent the inferred CDS: deleted 1 base in 1 codon), translating to MLRLPAVLHQMRPASRAVAPHLTRAYAKDVKFGADAGALMLQVVDILADAVAVTMGPKGRTVVIEQSWGSPKVTKDAVTVATSIDLKDKYKNIGAKLVQDVANNTNEEAGDGTTTATVLARSIAKEGFEKISKGANPVEIRRGVMLAVDAVIAELKKQSKPVATPEEIAQVTTISANGDKEIGNIISDAMKKVGRKDVITVKDGKTLNDELEIIEGMKFDRGYISAYFINTSKGQKCEFQDACVLLSEKKISGVQSIVPALGIANAHRKPLVIISEDVDGETLSTLILNRLKVGLQVVAVKAPGFGDNRKNQLKDRAIATGGTVFGEEELTLNLEDVQPHDLGKVGEIIVTKDDAMLLKGKGDKAQIEKRIQEIIEQLDITASEYEKEKLNERLAKPQMVLLC from the exons ATGCTTCGATTACCCGCAGTCCTTCACCAGATGAGGCCAGCGTCCAGGGCAGTGGCTCCTCATCTCACTCGGGCTTATGCCAAAGATGTAAAATTTGGTGCGGATGCCGGAGCCTTAATGCTTCAAGTTGTAGACATTTTAGCTGATGCTGTAGCCGTTACTATGGGGCCAAAGGGAAGGACAGTGGTTATTGAACAGAGTTGGGGAAGTCCCAAAGTGACAAAAGATGCTGTGACTGTTGCAACGTCCATTgacttaaaagataaatataaaaatattggcGCTAAACTTGTTCAAGATGTTGCCAATAACACAAACGAAGAGGCTGGGGATGGCACCACTACTGCTACTGTTCTGGCACGTTCTATCGCCAAGGAAGGCTTTGAGAAGATTAGCAAAGGTGCTAATCCAGTAGAAATCAGGAGAggtgtgatgttagctgttgaTGCTGTAATTGCTGAACTTAAGAAgca a tcTAAGCCTGTGGCAACCCCAGAAGAGATTGCCCAGGTTACTACGATTTCTGCAAATGGAGACAAAGAAATTGGCAACATCATTTCTGATGCGATGAAAAAGGTTGGAAGAAAGGACGTT ATCACAGTAAAGGATGGAAAAACACTGAATGACGAATTAGAAATTATTGAAGGCATGAAGTTTGATAGAGGGTATATCTCTGCATACTTTATTAATACATCAAAAGGTCAGAAATGTGAATTCCAagatgcctgtgttctgttgaGTGAAAAGAAAATTTCTGGTGTCCAGTCCATTGTTCCTGCTCTTGGAATTGCCAACGCTCACCGTAAGCCCTTGGTCATAATTTCTGAAGATGTGGATGGAGAAACTCTAAGTACACTCATTTTGAATAGGCTGAAAGTTGGTCTTCAGGTTGTAGCAGTCAAAGCTCCAGGTTTTGGTGACAACAGAAAGAACCAGCTTAAAGACAGGGCTATTGCTACTGGTGGTACAGTATTTGGAGAAGAAGAGCTAACTCTAAATCTTGAAGATGTTCAGCCTCATGACTTAGGAAAAGTTGGAGAGATCATTGTGACCAAAGATGATGCCATGCTCTTGAAAGGAAAAGGTGACAAGGCTCAAATTGAAAAGCGTATTCAAGAAATCATCGAGCAGTTAGATATTACAGCTagtgaatatgaaaaggaaaaactgaatgaACGTCTGGCAAAACCTCAGATGGTGTTGCTGTGCTAA